The following are from one region of the Francisella opportunistica genome:
- the tal gene encoding transaldolase — protein sequence MQKSVLEQLKQVTMVVADTSDFELIQKYKPVDATTNPSLILKAAKEQKYSKLVIETINKVKQTYPDLKLEDLVKEIAIEILVSFGIKILDVIEGKVSSEVDARVSFNTAATIDYAKKIIARYESNGISKDRVLIKIAATWEGIKAAKLLQKEGINCNLTLIFDKVQAQACAEAGVHLVSPFVGRITDWQMQQNNLKSFPEIEHDDGVNSVKAIYELYKSHGFKTIVMGASFRNAEQVIALAGCDALTISPALLEELENRHEKLEVKLTKNDDVVTQEPQISESSFRWQINENAMATHKLAEGIRLFTKDTIELENIIKQSL from the coding sequence ATGCAAAAATCAGTATTAGAACAGCTTAAACAAGTAACAATGGTAGTTGCTGATACAAGTGATTTTGAGTTAATTCAAAAATACAAACCTGTTGATGCTACGACAAATCCTAGTTTAATTCTCAAGGCTGCCAAAGAACAAAAATATTCTAAATTAGTGATAGAAACTATCAATAAAGTAAAACAAACTTATCCAGATCTTAAGCTTGAAGATCTTGTTAAAGAAATAGCTATTGAAATCTTGGTTAGCTTTGGTATCAAAATACTTGATGTCATCGAAGGTAAAGTATCAAGTGAAGTAGATGCAAGAGTATCTTTTAATACCGCAGCAACTATTGACTATGCCAAAAAGATTATTGCAAGATATGAGTCTAATGGTATCTCAAAAGATAGAGTTTTAATAAAAATTGCTGCGACATGGGAAGGTATCAAGGCTGCAAAACTACTGCAAAAAGAAGGTATTAACTGTAATCTTACACTTATTTTTGACAAAGTCCAAGCGCAAGCATGCGCCGAGGCGGGTGTACATCTAGTTTCACCATTTGTAGGTAGAATTACAGATTGGCAAATGCAACAAAATAATTTAAAAAGTTTCCCCGAGATTGAACATGATGACGGTGTTAACTCTGTAAAAGCGATATATGAATTATATAAAAGTCACGGCTTTAAGACAATAGTTATGGGTGCTAGCTTTAGGAATGCTGAACAAGTTATCGCTTTAGCTGGTTGTGATGCTTTGACTATATCTCCGGCTTTACTTGAAGAGCTTGAAAATCGTCATGAAAAATTAGAAGTTAAACTAACAAAAAATGATGATGTAGTTACTCAAGAACCGCAAATTAGCGAATCAAGTTTCCGCTGGCAAATCAATGAAAATGCTATGGCTACTCATAAGTTAGCAGAAGGAATTAGATTATTTACAAAAGATACAATTGAGTTAGAAAATATAATTAAGCAAAGTTTATAA
- a CDS encoding M17 family metallopeptidase yields the protein MHISTKLECFTHYKENNSLPIFVINKGSFTDWLSSQDSFLQNFVKQFDEKRKIITIPNICGNIQKVICLVSEDMYGIADLPNQLPQGNYHIEYADIADLTLYYIGFALGSYNFKKYKSKLQQSKVKLFLPIEYRHILATIEANYLVRDMITTPAEDMGPADIANVIQQVAKEFAADFEEIVGQELVKQGYMGIYTVGKGSHRAPRLVRLNWGDINHPKVSIVGKGVAFDTGGLDIKPSSAMQLMHKDMGGSANAIGLAYMLMKHKLPIRLSLVIPTVENAIDAKSYRPSDIIKMKNGTSVQVTNTDAEGRLILAEPLYEEAQKKPDYLIDFSTLTGAARVAVGPEIAAFFCNNDDVASQVYKYAQATQDQVWRLPLANCYRKNLDTEFADISHCDLSPFAGAVKAALFMEHFVGTKDAPTWIHFDMMAWNITSTPGKPKGGEMMAVRAMFEMLKDKFAA from the coding sequence ATGCATATATCAACTAAATTAGAGTGTTTTACACACTATAAAGAAAATAATTCTCTGCCAATTTTTGTGATTAATAAGGGTAGTTTCACAGATTGGCTTAGTAGCCAGGATAGTTTTTTACAGAATTTTGTCAAACAGTTTGATGAAAAAAGAAAGATTATAACTATTCCAAATATTTGCGGAAATATTCAAAAAGTAATTTGTCTTGTATCTGAGGATATGTATGGTATTGCAGATCTACCAAATCAGCTACCACAAGGAAATTATCACATTGAATATGCTGATATAGCTGATTTAACACTTTACTATATAGGCTTTGCTTTAGGAAGTTATAATTTTAAAAAATACAAATCTAAACTACAACAGTCAAAAGTAAAATTATTTTTGCCAATAGAATATCGGCATATATTAGCAACTATAGAGGCTAATTATCTAGTTAGAGATATGATTACTACTCCAGCAGAAGATATGGGACCAGCTGATATCGCTAATGTGATACAACAAGTAGCCAAAGAGTTTGCTGCTGATTTTGAAGAAATTGTTGGTCAAGAGCTTGTAAAGCAAGGCTATATGGGTATCTACACTGTGGGTAAGGGCAGTCATAGAGCTCCTAGACTTGTACGATTAAATTGGGGGGATATAAATCATCCTAAAGTATCAATAGTTGGTAAGGGTGTGGCTTTTGATACAGGTGGTTTGGATATCAAACCATCATCAGCAATGCAACTAATGCATAAAGATATGGGCGGTAGTGCCAATGCTATCGGTCTTGCGTATATGCTTATGAAGCATAAATTACCTATCAGATTGAGCTTAGTAATTCCTACAGTTGAAAATGCTATAGATGCAAAATCATATCGACCAAGTGATATTATTAAAATGAAAAATGGCACTAGTGTACAAGTTACCAATACAGATGCTGAAGGACGGCTAATATTAGCTGAACCTCTATATGAGGAAGCACAGAAAAAACCAGATTATTTAATTGATTTCTCAACTTTAACAGGAGCAGCTAGGGTTGCTGTAGGACCTGAGATCGCGGCATTTTTCTGTAATAATGATGATGTTGCTAGCCAAGTATATAAATATGCTCAAGCAACTCAAGATCAAGTTTGGCGACTACCATTAGCCAATTGTTACAGAAAGAACCTAGATACTGAGTTTGCCGATATTTCGCATTGTGATTTATCACCATTTGCTGGAGCAGTAAAAGCGGCATTATTCATGGAGCATTTTGTTGGTACAAAAGATGCACCGACTTGGATTCATTTTGATATGATGGCTTGGAATATCACATCTACACCAGGTAAACCTAAAGGTGGTGAAATGATGGCTGTGAGAGCTATGTTTGAGATGCTCAAAGATAAGTTTGCAGCCTAA
- a CDS encoding TolC family protein: MKVVRSRYLSISLGIFGCCISGIANPVADYTSTIKQSINNSPQYKFIGFQLNSRQMSPAIQLGRLLPRIDIGGSIAATNIIDQKTKAGGDIAGGRFNSIQGLLTLTQPLYDYGAYKDLQSAEETAQFAQQDYRTSYQQFLYDVSYAYFNLARSIKNVQYNSYNLKSNKQSLNELESKFRAGTADVADYETAKANYYIAEADYAAAKREEKVTRAELRKYTNNDDDVVLYSNEFKVKEPSPNAEEGWEELTMRSSPSYLGSMHTKESKYYSYQSATSSFMPKVNFEVKYSPGFNNVSSLGNPVFDNFLPSKGTINAFYFGINLTWNIFAGGTDYAELKKAAYDYQSSEFNMIQTGRVAQNDAMYAFRFVQLKKKEIEALRKSVASAKIAYEKYKERYEQGTTTITQYFIILNQYYQFIIQLNNTEFDYIMGFLSLYKTAGILTAKTVQDFNNWLLLGQNVEL; encoded by the coding sequence TTGAAAGTAGTGCGTAGTAGATATTTATCAATATCCCTGGGTATATTTGGTTGTTGTATTAGTGGTATAGCTAATCCTGTAGCTGACTATACTAGCACTATAAAGCAATCAATAAATAACTCACCGCAGTATAAATTTATTGGTTTCCAGCTTAATTCAAGGCAAATGAGTCCAGCAATACAGCTGGGTCGATTATTACCAAGAATAGATATAGGTGGTTCCATAGCAGCGACTAATATTATAGATCAAAAAACAAAAGCAGGTGGTGACATTGCTGGTGGTCGATTTAATTCGATTCAAGGCTTGTTAACCCTTACACAGCCTTTATATGATTATGGTGCATACAAAGATTTACAATCAGCTGAAGAAACAGCACAGTTTGCCCAACAAGATTATAGGACAAGTTATCAGCAGTTTTTATATGATGTAAGTTATGCATATTTTAATTTAGCTAGATCTATAAAAAATGTCCAGTATAACTCATACAACCTAAAATCAAACAAACAAAGCTTAAATGAGCTAGAAAGTAAATTTAGGGCTGGTACTGCAGACGTTGCTGATTATGAGACTGCAAAAGCTAACTATTATATAGCTGAAGCTGATTATGCTGCCGCTAAGAGAGAGGAAAAAGTTACACGAGCTGAGCTACGTAAATACACTAATAACGATGATGACGTCGTCTTATATAGCAATGAATTTAAAGTCAAAGAACCATCACCTAATGCGGAAGAGGGTTGGGAAGAGCTAACTATGCGTAGCAGTCCATCATATTTAGGCTCGATGCATACTAAAGAGAGTAAATACTATAGCTATCAATCAGCAACAAGCTCATTTATGCCTAAAGTTAACTTCGAAGTTAAGTATTCACCTGGCTTTAATAATGTTAGTTCACTTGGTAATCCAGTATTTGATAATTTTTTACCTTCTAAAGGCACTATAAATGCGTTTTATTTTGGAATTAATTTAACATGGAATATTTTTGCTGGTGGAACAGATTACGCTGAATTAAAAAAAGCCGCTTATGACTATCAATCCTCAGAGTTTAATATGATTCAAACTGGTAGGGTTGCTCAAAATGATGCAATGTATGCTTTTAGATTTGTACAATTAAAGAAAAAGGAAATCGAAGCGTTGCGTAAATCTGTTGCTAGTGCGAAAATTGCATATGAGAAATATAAAGAACGCTATGAGCAAGGTACAACAACGATTACACAGTATTTCATTATTTTAAATCAATACTATCAATTCATTATCCAGCTCAACAATACAGAGTTTGATTATATTATGGGATTTCTAAGTCTATATAAAACCGCTGGTATTTTAACAGCAAAAACGGTGCAAGATTTTAATAATTGGTTACTATTAGGTCAAAATGTGGAGCTATAA
- the alaS gene encoding alanine--tRNA ligase — MITTKELRNKFINYFESKNHSPQPSSSLIPFGDDTLLFTNAGMVQFKDVFLGIEKRDFSRAVTVQKCLRAGGKHNDLENVGYTARHHTFFEMLGNFSFGDYFKKEAIRFAWEFLTKEIKLPVEKLWVTIYASDDEAFDVWHKHIGLAKERIIRIDSSDNFWSMGDTGPCGPCTEIFYDHGEEVAGGLPGTPEQDGDRYIEIWNIVFMQYNRHADGSTTDLPKPSVDTGMGLERISAVLQNVHSNYEIDLFQALIKKAQQVTNTKNINLPSLKVVADHIRSCAFLIADGVLPSNEGRGYVLRRITRRAIRHGNKLGANQIFFYKLVEELINQMGEAYPQLIDKRDLIEKTLIKEEELFLKTIENGIKIFDAEIENLKGDTISGELAFKLYDTYGFPFDLTADMAREKDLKVDEKAFLEHMQAQKQRSKEAGKFNIDYNSLINSQIKSEFRGYSTLIEDAKVLEIYQDGQLVDSIAEEAPAVVVLDKTPFYAESGGQVGDKGTLEGVGFEFIVEDVQKSGEAILHIGKLVKGRLNINDELTAQVNDQRRLATAANHSATHLLHKALKVVLGKHVEQKGSLVDENRLRFDFTHDKSISRSEIEQIEILVNQQIRANYPVATIETSQQKAKSLGAEALFGEKYGDIVRVISMGDFSIELCGGTHVAYTGDIGLFKIVSEGGIASGIRRIEASTADKAIRHTFATENKIIALKDSLKANDANLIDKIRSVLEQIKSQEKQIAKLKKELLSGSSSEIKESNINDIKVVVANINGVDVKTLRDKIDDYKSKNNKLIAVLSTINADKVQFVIGVSNAMTALIKAGDIAKELSGHIDGKGGGRADMAQGGGNNSANIDHALSQVEQFILDNIKK, encoded by the coding sequence ATGATTACTACTAAAGAGTTACGTAATAAATTTATAAATTATTTTGAGTCTAAAAATCATTCACCTCAACCTAGTTCGTCTTTGATTCCGTTTGGTGACGATACTTTATTATTTACAAATGCTGGAATGGTGCAGTTTAAAGATGTTTTTCTTGGAATTGAAAAGAGAGATTTTTCTCGCGCGGTAACAGTTCAAAAATGTTTACGGGCTGGTGGTAAGCATAATGACCTTGAGAATGTCGGCTACACGGCTAGGCATCATACTTTTTTTGAGATGCTAGGTAACTTTAGTTTCGGTGATTACTTCAAAAAAGAAGCTATTAGGTTTGCTTGGGAGTTTTTGACTAAAGAAATAAAACTCCCAGTAGAGAAATTATGGGTAACTATATATGCTAGTGACGATGAGGCTTTTGATGTCTGGCATAAGCATATTGGTTTAGCTAAAGAGAGAATTATCCGTATCGATTCAAGTGATAATTTTTGGTCAATGGGAGATACTGGGCCATGTGGTCCATGTACTGAAATTTTTTATGATCATGGTGAAGAGGTTGCAGGAGGATTACCTGGTACTCCAGAACAAGATGGTGATAGATATATTGAGATTTGGAATATTGTATTTATGCAATATAATCGTCATGCTGATGGCTCTACTACAGATTTACCTAAGCCATCGGTTGATACCGGAATGGGCTTAGAGAGAATCTCAGCTGTGTTACAAAATGTCCATAGCAACTATGAGATAGATTTGTTTCAAGCTTTAATCAAAAAAGCCCAACAAGTAACAAATACTAAGAATATAAACTTACCTTCACTAAAAGTTGTTGCTGACCATATTCGTTCATGTGCTTTTTTAATTGCTGATGGGGTTTTACCCTCTAATGAGGGACGTGGTTATGTTCTAAGAAGGATTACTCGTAGAGCTATTCGCCATGGCAATAAACTTGGAGCAAATCAGATATTTTTCTATAAATTAGTTGAAGAGCTTATAAATCAGATGGGTGAAGCGTACCCACAATTAATTGATAAAAGAGATTTAATTGAAAAAACACTTATAAAAGAAGAAGAACTTTTCTTGAAGACAATTGAAAATGGTATCAAGATATTTGATGCTGAAATAGAAAATCTAAAAGGTGATACAATATCTGGCGAGCTAGCCTTCAAGTTGTATGACACTTATGGTTTTCCTTTTGATTTAACTGCAGATATGGCAAGAGAAAAAGACTTAAAAGTTGACGAAAAAGCGTTCTTAGAGCACATGCAGGCCCAAAAACAAAGATCAAAAGAAGCTGGCAAATTTAATATTGATTATAATAGTTTGATTAACTCACAAATTAAATCAGAATTTAGAGGCTACTCAACACTAATAGAAGATGCAAAAGTTTTAGAAATATATCAAGATGGTCAATTAGTTGATAGTATCGCTGAAGAGGCACCAGCAGTTGTAGTTTTAGATAAAACTCCTTTCTATGCAGAATCAGGTGGTCAAGTAGGTGACAAAGGTACCCTTGAAGGTGTTGGCTTTGAGTTTATAGTTGAGGATGTACAAAAGTCTGGTGAAGCAATCTTACATATTGGTAAATTAGTAAAAGGCCGATTAAATATAAATGATGAGCTAACTGCACAGGTAAATGATCAACGCAGACTTGCTACAGCAGCTAATCATAGTGCTACACATTTATTACATAAAGCTCTGAAAGTAGTTTTAGGCAAACATGTTGAGCAAAAAGGCTCACTTGTTGACGAAAATAGACTAAGATTTGACTTTACCCATGATAAGTCGATTTCTCGTAGTGAAATAGAGCAAATAGAAATTTTGGTGAATCAGCAAATACGTGCTAACTATCCAGTAGCAACTATAGAGACATCACAACAAAAAGCTAAGTCACTAGGGGCCGAAGCATTATTTGGCGAAAAATATGGAGATATCGTACGTGTAATATCTATGGGAGATTTTTCTATAGAGTTGTGTGGTGGTACGCATGTTGCTTATACTGGAGATATCGGTTTATTTAAGATAGTTTCTGAAGGTGGTATCGCCTCGGGAATTAGAAGGATAGAAGCAAGCACAGCTGACAAAGCTATCAGACACACTTTTGCAACCGAAAATAAAATCATAGCGCTTAAAGATAGCCTCAAAGCCAACGATGCTAATTTGATAGATAAAATAAGGTCAGTGCTTGAACAAATAAAAAGTCAAGAGAAACAAATTGCTAAACTTAAAAAAGAGCTGTTATCAGGCTCTAGTAGTGAAATCAAAGAGAGCAATATCAATGATATAAAAGTTGTTGTTGCGAATATCAATGGTGTTGATGTCAAAACCTTGCGTGATAAAATTGATGATTATAAGTCGAAGAATAATAAGCTAATTGCAGTTTTAAGTACAATTAACGCTGATAAGGTACAGTTTGTAATTGGGGTTAGCAATGCTATGACAGCTTTGATTAAAGCTGGAGATATTGCCAAAGAGCTAAGTGGTCATATTGATGGTAAGGGCGGTGGTCGTGCTGACATGGCTCAAGGTGGTGGTAATAATTCTGCAAATATAGATCATGCTTTATCTCAAGTAGAACAGTTCATTTTAGACAATATAAAAAAGTAG
- a CDS encoding ATP-dependent helicase, which translates to MQYTVEQQKIINHDINKHALVSAVAGSGKTQTLIARIEYLVSNQVAPNKILVLMYNKSAQLDFATRLKKVLKPEIARLINVRTMHSLGNSFLQTFAKAGFVKVDKILKEYEVDTVIVKLLKTYQKEFKITKDIDNERVETFKEYISLLKSDLSLNNSKIKGLNSKEKKLLDKIFNQFNQECENQKAITYDDMIYLPVKLFEKNKTSVAQASNLYSHIIIDEYQDINQVQQFFLQCLVGQNTYVMAVGDVDQTIYQWRGSTPYYMLEGFKKDFKDVKQYTLSYTFRYGDLISLMANNIIVNNKKRHNNLCITYPKLNKTTDISILDSSDKVVLKLKALIESGVKASDIAILVRKYNSTTVFELSCLYNDLAYNIVADKNIFSENLFKAIYGYLMLINKGYGFDKHTLEQRVEFIKSMLDYPSLYLKKELKLTLATAIANDVSQAANIIAAISQTVDKTFKQKNILAISSSWRSIFNNTRIKKSDKAIDFILQSLDLEKQISKASGETYSSKSKLQIIEGMVSFAKGKKNTLTEFIELLYQLYIRSNQQNHNNPNQIQIMSMHRAKGLEWEYVVVHDATEGGFFGDKNNKVCNEIIEEERRLFYVAITRVKKHLFIVSSDDIPRLSSWYQIKKNTYPHDLKCKNSLRFLYEGNLVECEKYLNKLDCQDKTKFENIIFKRYHEKITTGFG; encoded by the coding sequence ATGCAATATACAGTAGAACAGCAAAAAATCATTAATCATGATATTAACAAGCATGCTTTAGTTTCGGCAGTAGCAGGTAGTGGCAAAACCCAAACTTTAATAGCACGAATCGAGTATCTGGTTAGTAATCAAGTAGCGCCAAATAAAATACTAGTTTTAATGTATAACAAATCAGCACAGCTTGATTTTGCTACACGACTAAAAAAAGTTCTTAAGCCGGAAATTGCCAGGTTAATAAATGTCCGCACAATGCATTCTTTGGGCAATAGTTTTCTCCAAACTTTTGCTAAAGCTGGTTTTGTTAAAGTAGATAAAATTCTCAAGGAATATGAAGTAGATACTGTCATTGTTAAACTACTAAAAACTTATCAAAAAGAATTTAAAATAACCAAAGATATTGATAATGAACGAGTAGAAACATTTAAAGAATATATTTCATTACTAAAGTCAGATTTATCTTTGAATAATAGCAAAATAAAAGGGTTAAATTCAAAAGAGAAAAAGTTATTAGATAAAATCTTTAACCAATTTAATCAAGAATGTGAAAATCAAAAAGCTATAACTTACGATGATATGATATATCTACCAGTAAAGCTTTTTGAAAAAAATAAAACCAGTGTTGCTCAAGCAAGTAATTTGTATTCGCATATAATTATTGATGAATATCAAGATATAAACCAAGTTCAGCAGTTTTTTTTACAATGTTTGGTTGGACAAAATACTTATGTTATGGCTGTTGGCGATGTCGATCAAACTATCTACCAGTGGCGTGGCTCGACACCTTATTATATGTTAGAGGGTTTTAAAAAAGATTTTAAAGATGTCAAGCAATATACACTTTCATACACTTTTCGTTATGGTGACCTAATATCTTTGATGGCGAATAATATTATTGTCAATAATAAAAAACGCCATAACAATTTATGTATAACTTATCCTAAACTAAACAAAACAACCGATATAAGTATTTTAGATAGTAGTGACAAAGTAGTACTAAAACTAAAAGCGCTAATAGAAAGTGGTGTTAAGGCTAGCGATATCGCCATACTGGTGCGTAAGTATAATTCAACTACAGTTTTTGAGTTAAGTTGCCTATATAATGACTTAGCCTATAATATCGTTGCTGATAAAAATATTTTTAGTGAGAATCTTTTCAAAGCTATCTATGGTTATCTAATGTTGATTAACAAAGGTTATGGTTTTGACAAGCACACCCTTGAACAGCGTGTAGAATTTATCAAATCAATGTTAGATTATCCTTCTTTATATCTTAAAAAAGAACTTAAGCTAACACTAGCCACAGCAATTGCTAATGATGTCTCTCAAGCTGCAAATATTATCGCAGCTATTAGCCAAACAGTTGATAAAACATTTAAACAAAAAAATATCTTAGCAATATCAAGTAGTTGGCGTAGTATTTTTAATAATACACGCATAAAAAAATCTGATAAAGCAATTGATTTTATATTACAAAGTTTAGATTTAGAGAAACAAATCTCTAAGGCTTCAGGGGAAACTTATTCAAGTAAATCTAAACTACAGATTATTGAGGGAATGGTTAGTTTTGCTAAGGGCAAAAAAAATACCCTGACAGAATTTATTGAGCTTTTGTATCAGCTTTATATTAGATCAAATCAGCAAAATCACAATAATCCTAATCAAATTCAAATTATGTCGATGCATCGAGCTAAAGGTTTAGAGTGGGAGTATGTTGTTGTTCATGATGCTACAGAGGGGGGATTTTTTGGTGATAAAAACAACAAAGTCTGTAACGAAATCATAGAAGAAGAGCGTCGTTTGTTTTATGTTGCGATTACACGAGTTAAAAAGCATCTATTTATAGTTTCATCTGATGATATACCACGTTTATCCTCTTGGTATCAGATCAAAAAAAACACTTATCCGCATGATTTAAAATGTAAAAATAGCCTTAGGTTTTTGTATGAAGGAAATTTAGTCGAGTGTGAAAAATATTTGAATAAACTTGATTGTCAAGACAAAACTAAATTTGAAAATATAATTTTTAAAAGATACCATGAAAAAATCACAACTGGGTTTGGTTAG
- the rsfS gene encoding ribosome silencing factor: MTTNQRLEIVLEALDDLKAINIQAIDVEHLTDMMDKIVISTASSTTHAKALAKNLEQELKNNEITILGIEGDNKSDWVLVDIGDIVVHIMLEETRNLYALEKLWDIKRTDN; this comes from the coding sequence ATGACAACAAATCAAAGACTAGAGATTGTTTTAGAAGCTCTTGATGACTTAAAAGCTATCAATATCCAAGCTATAGATGTAGAGCATCTAACAGATATGATGGATAAAATTGTAATTTCAACTGCGTCATCGACAACTCATGCAAAAGCTTTAGCAAAAAATTTAGAACAAGAATTAAAAAATAATGAAATTACCATACTAGGTATTGAAGGTGATAATAAATCTGACTGGGTTTTAGTTGACATTGGTGACATTGTTGTTCATATCATGCTTGAAGAAACTAGAAATTTATATGCTCTAGAAAAACTATGGGATATCAAACGTACAGATAATTAA
- the queG gene encoding tRNA epoxyqueuosine(34) reductase QueG, with product MKLELSLQQWQQVKDFAIKNLNLSSISKADCDISEYIPYYNKWLENNYHADLDYMVKHGSKRFVPNELAPGTNSVMVATLNYLNRPINVKSELKRIRTASNIADISIYAHGRDYHKVMKKKLQKLGEFIDELTGGHQFRVFTDSAPVLERPLAEKAGLGWQGKSSMLLNKIQGSFFFIGVIYSNLDLSKLPDLPKHQDSCGKCQACIKLCPTGAIQAGKMIDSRKCISYLTIENKGTIPLELRDKIGTRIYGCDDCQLVCPFNNYAPITIERDFQQRDFLVNRPLLELLAWSPADFDKYSQGSAIRRIGYAAWIRNIAIAVGNSPFSHANLQALELKKSEFIDNQLILEHLDWAINKQKKLSNRGIKHCDL from the coding sequence ATGAAGCTTGAGCTTTCTTTGCAACAGTGGCAACAAGTAAAAGATTTTGCAATAAAAAATCTTAATCTCTCCTCAATTTCAAAAGCTGACTGCGATATTTCAGAATATATTCCTTATTATAACAAATGGCTAGAGAATAATTATCATGCTGATCTTGATTACATGGTAAAACATGGCTCAAAAAGATTTGTCCCCAATGAATTAGCCCCTGGTACTAATAGTGTCATGGTAGCTACTCTAAACTATCTTAATCGCCCAATTAATGTTAAATCAGAGCTCAAAAGGATTAGAACAGCTAGCAATATTGCAGATATCTCTATATATGCTCATGGTAGAGATTATCATAAAGTAATGAAAAAAAAACTTCAAAAACTTGGTGAGTTTATTGATGAACTAACAGGTGGACATCAATTTAGGGTTTTCACTGATAGTGCTCCAGTTTTGGAGCGTCCTCTCGCTGAGAAAGCTGGTCTAGGGTGGCAAGGTAAAAGCTCGATGTTATTGAATAAAATCCAAGGTTCATTTTTTTTTATCGGAGTAATCTATAGTAATCTTGATTTGTCTAAACTACCTGATTTACCCAAGCACCAAGATTCTTGCGGCAAATGCCAAGCATGTATCAAACTTTGCCCTACTGGTGCAATACAAGCTGGCAAGATGATTGATTCACGTAAATGCATCTCATACTTAACTATTGAAAATAAAGGTACTATACCATTAGAACTTAGAGATAAAATTGGCACACGCATTTATGGTTGTGATGATTGTCAGCTAGTATGCCCTTTTAACAATTATGCACCTATAACAATAGAAAGAGATTTTCAGCAGCGTGATTTTTTGGTAAATAGACCGCTTCTTGAACTACTAGCATGGTCACCAGCAGATTTTGATAAATATAGCCAAGGCTCAGCTATTCGAAGAATAGGATATGCTGCGTGGATAAGAAATATAGCTATAGCTGTCGGTAACTCACCGTTTAGCCACGCGAATTTACAAGCTTTAGAGCTAAAAAAATCTGAATTTATCGATAATCAATTAATTTTAGAGCATCTTGATTGGGCGATTAATAAACAAAAAAAATTAAGTAACAGAGGGATAAAACATTGTGATTTATAA
- the fipA gene encoding infectivity potentiator lipoprotein FipA has product MKLAKTLLIAPLVAGTLITSCFAAADSQDDVSYSVGYTMGQTLKNQMDQNNIATDNQEMVDGLKDGIIGKQSKLTPDQMQNAMIEFQKQAMAAQKK; this is encoded by the coding sequence ATGAAATTAGCTAAGACTCTACTTATAGCGCCGCTAGTTGCAGGTACTTTAATCACTTCTTGTTTCGCTGCGGCAGATAGCCAAGATGATGTAAGCTACTCTGTTGGATATACAATGGGACAAACATTGAAAAATCAAATGGATCAAAACAATATTGCTACAGATAACCAAGAAATGGTTGATGGTCTAAAAGATGGTATCATTGGTAAACAATCAAAACTAACTCCAGATCAAATGCAAAATGCTATGATTGAATTCCAAAAACAAGCTATGGCTGCTCAAAAGAAATAG